In the Pseudoliparis swirei isolate HS2019 ecotype Mariana Trench chromosome 19, NWPU_hadal_v1, whole genome shotgun sequence genome, one interval contains:
- the tcof1 gene encoding nucleolar and coiled-body phosphoprotein 1 isoform X2: MSVNATHPELTQLIYCYLKEQGFHSAADELQTHIPQALTKTSLLDIYSSWLNDSKKKKKKPNLAKHSSCEEPRRPLSKATPRKMKDKPASKTEIPTKSVPAKREKRDGNVTTAKKSKSHAKDPAGGDDSDSDSSLDVDKWKKLVLTEFDIAKMDTLKALDSSATPPIIKRVRKSRAKPPVKNDTVGKNKTVDEKAMTQTSTTNSAPKRSRTKKTAPVTSSSSSSATPSQAPNANAVKDSAATPSQTPKKEKRKDVNPSKENTNEATSEPNTTTTTTTTTAAKKKKKKTESKVEENTHETGGDGKDKDSIVEKQQDIRDDNPAEEKKNAKRTKRDKKSINSVEEAIEKNKSGDGNLKNQSEPIVQEKKTDETNSEPVAEKVNENSELIAEGKKAKKKRKKIAHSEETSEQIAEEENVQKKKKKIANSEETSDQIAEEEKVQKKKKKIANSEETSEQIAEEEKVQKKKKKIANSEETSEQIAEEEKVRKKRKKIANSEETSEQIAEEEKVRKKRKKIANSEETSESIAEEEKVQKRKENPDQILTEKKNNEYMSVKTIIKKSESSDEEKKTEQNTETKKKTKKDSLKNNDTLPLAPPSLGACPSTEKKKKKTQLKSAEVTVSTPDSAVTQTHKKKKKSSTSTGS, from the exons ATGTCCGTGAACGCAACACACCCTGAGCTGACTCAGCTGATCTACTGCTATTTGAAGGAGCAGGGTTTCCACTCCGCTGCAGATGAGCTACAGACTCACATCCCACAG GCGTTGACAAAAACCTCGTTATTGGACATCTACAGTTCGTGGTTGAA tgactcaaagaagaagaagaaaaagccaaATTTGGCCAAACACTCCAGTTGTGAAGAACCAAGAAGGCCACTATCTAAAG CCACGCCAAGGAAAATGAAGGACAAACCTGCTAGCAAAACAGAGATACCAACAAAG TCTGTGCcagcaaaaagggaaaaaagggatggAAATGTCACCACGGCTAAAAAATCAAAGAGCCATGCAAAAGACCCGGCTGGAGGAGATGATTCAGACTCTGACAGCAGTCTGGATGTAGATAAATGGAAGAAACTGGTCTTGACAG AGTTCGACATAGCCAAGATGGACACCCTCAAGGCACTGGACTCGTCTGCTACACCCCCCATAATAAAAAGAGTGAGGAAATCCCGGGCCAAGCCTCCCGTGAAAAACGACACAGTTGGAAAGAATAAAACAGTGGATGAGAAAGCCATGacacaaacatcaacaacaaataGTGCACCCAAGAGGAGCAGGACAAAAAAGACTGCGCctgtgacctcctcctcctcctcctctgccaccCCGAGTCAAGCGCCAAACGCCAACGCCGTAAAAGACAGTGCCGCGACACCCAGTCAAACACcaaagaaggagaaaaggaaAGATGTGAATCCTAGTAAAGAAAACACTAATGAGGCAACGTCTGAGCCAaacacgacgacgacgacgacgacgacgacggcggcgaagaagaagaagaaaaagactgaAAGCAAGGTGGAAGAGAATACACATGAGACTGGTGGAGATGGGAAAGACAAGGACAGTATAGTGGAAAAGCAGCAAGATATAAGAGATGATAATCctgcagaggagaagaagaatgcaAAAAGAACAAAGAGAGATAAAAAAAGTATCAATAGTGTCGAAGAAGCaatagaaaagaataaaagtGGAGATGGTAATTTAAAGAATCAATCTGAGCCAATAgtgcaagaaaagaaaactgaTGAGACAAATTCAGAGCCAGTTGCTGAGAAAGTAAATGAAAACTCAGAACTGATAGCTGAAGGGAAAAAagcaaagaagaagagaaagaagatcgCTCACAGTGAGGAAACTTCAGAGCAGATAGCCGAAGAAGAGAAcgtacagaagaagaaaaagaagatcgCCAACAGTGAGGAAACTTCAGATCAAATAGCTGAAGAAGAGAAagtacagaagaagaaaaagaagatcgCCAACAGTGAGGAAACTTCAGAGCAAATAGCTGAAGAAGAGAAagtacagaagaagaaaaagaagatcgCCAACAGTGAGGAAACTTCAGAGCAGATAGCTGAAGAAGAGAAAGTacggaagaagagaaagaagatcgCCAACAGTGAGGAAACTTCAGAGCAAATAGCCGAAGAAGAGAAAGTacggaagaagagaaagaagatcgCCAACAGTGAGGAAACTTCAGAGTCGATAGCTGAGGAAGAGAAAGTACAGAAGAGAAAGGAAAATCCAGACCAGATACttacagaaaagaaaaataatgagtATATGTcggtaaaaacaataataaagaaATCGGAGAGCAGTGACGAAGAGAAAAAGACAGAGCAGAATACTGAaacgaaaaagaaaacaaaaaaggactCATTGAAAAATAATGACACACTGCCTCTAGCTCCACCCAGCCTCGGGGCATGTCCCTcgacagagaaaaagaaaa AGAAAACCCAGTTGAAATCAGCCGAAGTCACAGTTTCTACCCCAGACTCTGCAGTTACACAAACTCACAAAAAG aaaaagaaATCCTCCACAAGCACAGGGTCTTGA
- the tcof1 gene encoding nucleolar and coiled-body phosphoprotein 1 isoform X1 has translation MSVNATHPELTQLIYCYLKEQGFHSAADELQTHIPQALTKTSLLDIYSSWLNSDSKKKKKKPNLAKHSSCEEPRRPLSKATPRKMKDKPASKTEIPTKSVPAKREKRDGNVTTAKKSKSHAKDPAGGDDSDSDSSLDVDKWKKLVLTEFDIAKMDTLKALDSSATPPIIKRVRKSRAKPPVKNDTVGKNKTVDEKAMTQTSTTNSAPKRSRTKKTAPVTSSSSSSATPSQAPNANAVKDSAATPSQTPKKEKRKDVNPSKENTNEATSEPNTTTTTTTTTAAKKKKKKTESKVEENTHETGGDGKDKDSIVEKQQDIRDDNPAEEKKNAKRTKRDKKSINSVEEAIEKNKSGDGNLKNQSEPIVQEKKTDETNSEPVAEKVNENSELIAEGKKAKKKRKKIAHSEETSEQIAEEENVQKKKKKIANSEETSDQIAEEEKVQKKKKKIANSEETSEQIAEEEKVQKKKKKIANSEETSEQIAEEEKVRKKRKKIANSEETSEQIAEEEKVRKKRKKIANSEETSESIAEEEKVQKRKENPDQILTEKKNNEYMSVKTIIKKSESSDEEKKTEQNTETKKKTKKDSLKNNDTLPLAPPSLGACPSTEKKKKKTQLKSAEVTVSTPDSAVTQTHKKKKKSSTSTGS, from the exons ATGTCCGTGAACGCAACACACCCTGAGCTGACTCAGCTGATCTACTGCTATTTGAAGGAGCAGGGTTTCCACTCCGCTGCAGATGAGCTACAGACTCACATCCCACAG GCGTTGACAAAAACCTCGTTATTGGACATCTACAGTTCGTGGTTGAA CAGtgactcaaagaagaagaagaaaaagccaaATTTGGCCAAACACTCCAGTTGTGAAGAACCAAGAAGGCCACTATCTAAAG CCACGCCAAGGAAAATGAAGGACAAACCTGCTAGCAAAACAGAGATACCAACAAAG TCTGTGCcagcaaaaagggaaaaaagggatggAAATGTCACCACGGCTAAAAAATCAAAGAGCCATGCAAAAGACCCGGCTGGAGGAGATGATTCAGACTCTGACAGCAGTCTGGATGTAGATAAATGGAAGAAACTGGTCTTGACAG AGTTCGACATAGCCAAGATGGACACCCTCAAGGCACTGGACTCGTCTGCTACACCCCCCATAATAAAAAGAGTGAGGAAATCCCGGGCCAAGCCTCCCGTGAAAAACGACACAGTTGGAAAGAATAAAACAGTGGATGAGAAAGCCATGacacaaacatcaacaacaaataGTGCACCCAAGAGGAGCAGGACAAAAAAGACTGCGCctgtgacctcctcctcctcctcctctgccaccCCGAGTCAAGCGCCAAACGCCAACGCCGTAAAAGACAGTGCCGCGACACCCAGTCAAACACcaaagaaggagaaaaggaaAGATGTGAATCCTAGTAAAGAAAACACTAATGAGGCAACGTCTGAGCCAaacacgacgacgacgacgacgacgacgacggcggcgaagaagaagaagaaaaagactgaAAGCAAGGTGGAAGAGAATACACATGAGACTGGTGGAGATGGGAAAGACAAGGACAGTATAGTGGAAAAGCAGCAAGATATAAGAGATGATAATCctgcagaggagaagaagaatgcaAAAAGAACAAAGAGAGATAAAAAAAGTATCAATAGTGTCGAAGAAGCaatagaaaagaataaaagtGGAGATGGTAATTTAAAGAATCAATCTGAGCCAATAgtgcaagaaaagaaaactgaTGAGACAAATTCAGAGCCAGTTGCTGAGAAAGTAAATGAAAACTCAGAACTGATAGCTGAAGGGAAAAAagcaaagaagaagagaaagaagatcgCTCACAGTGAGGAAACTTCAGAGCAGATAGCCGAAGAAGAGAAcgtacagaagaagaaaaagaagatcgCCAACAGTGAGGAAACTTCAGATCAAATAGCTGAAGAAGAGAAagtacagaagaagaaaaagaagatcgCCAACAGTGAGGAAACTTCAGAGCAAATAGCTGAAGAAGAGAAagtacagaagaagaaaaagaagatcgCCAACAGTGAGGAAACTTCAGAGCAGATAGCTGAAGAAGAGAAAGTacggaagaagagaaagaagatcgCCAACAGTGAGGAAACTTCAGAGCAAATAGCCGAAGAAGAGAAAGTacggaagaagagaaagaagatcgCCAACAGTGAGGAAACTTCAGAGTCGATAGCTGAGGAAGAGAAAGTACAGAAGAGAAAGGAAAATCCAGACCAGATACttacagaaaagaaaaataatgagtATATGTcggtaaaaacaataataaagaaATCGGAGAGCAGTGACGAAGAGAAAAAGACAGAGCAGAATACTGAaacgaaaaagaaaacaaaaaaggactCATTGAAAAATAATGACACACTGCCTCTAGCTCCACCCAGCCTCGGGGCATGTCCCTcgacagagaaaaagaaaa AGAAAACCCAGTTGAAATCAGCCGAAGTCACAGTTTCTACCCCAGACTCTGCAGTTACACAAACTCACAAAAAG aaaaagaaATCCTCCACAAGCACAGGGTCTTGA
- the tcof1 gene encoding uncharacterized protein DDB_G0284459 isoform X3, with amino-acid sequence MEDTVRRATEEDPSPGWTATPRKMKDKPASKTEIPTKSVPAKREKRDGNVTTAKKSKSHAKDPAGGDDSDSDSSLDVDKWKKLVLTEFDIAKMDTLKALDSSATPPIIKRVRKSRAKPPVKNDTVGKNKTVDEKAMTQTSTTNSAPKRSRTKKTAPVTSSSSSSATPSQAPNANAVKDSAATPSQTPKKEKRKDVNPSKENTNEATSEPNTTTTTTTTTAAKKKKKKTESKVEENTHETGGDGKDKDSIVEKQQDIRDDNPAEEKKNAKRTKRDKKSINSVEEAIEKNKSGDGNLKNQSEPIVQEKKTDETNSEPVAEKVNENSELIAEGKKAKKKRKKIAHSEETSEQIAEEENVQKKKKKIANSEETSDQIAEEEKVQKKKKKIANSEETSEQIAEEEKVQKKKKKIANSEETSEQIAEEEKVRKKRKKIANSEETSEQIAEEEKVRKKRKKIANSEETSESIAEEEKVQKRKENPDQILTEKKNNEYMSVKTIIKKSESSDEEKKTEQNTETKKKTKKDSLKNNDTLPLAPPSLGACPSTEKKKKKTQLKSAEVTVSTPDSAVTQTHKKKKKSSTSTGS; translated from the exons ATGGAAGATAccgtcaggagagcaacagaggaggatccctctccaggatggacag CCACGCCAAGGAAAATGAAGGACAAACCTGCTAGCAAAACAGAGATACCAACAAAG TCTGTGCcagcaaaaagggaaaaaagggatggAAATGTCACCACGGCTAAAAAATCAAAGAGCCATGCAAAAGACCCGGCTGGAGGAGATGATTCAGACTCTGACAGCAGTCTGGATGTAGATAAATGGAAGAAACTGGTCTTGACAG AGTTCGACATAGCCAAGATGGACACCCTCAAGGCACTGGACTCGTCTGCTACACCCCCCATAATAAAAAGAGTGAGGAAATCCCGGGCCAAGCCTCCCGTGAAAAACGACACAGTTGGAAAGAATAAAACAGTGGATGAGAAAGCCATGacacaaacatcaacaacaaataGTGCACCCAAGAGGAGCAGGACAAAAAAGACTGCGCctgtgacctcctcctcctcctcctctgccaccCCGAGTCAAGCGCCAAACGCCAACGCCGTAAAAGACAGTGCCGCGACACCCAGTCAAACACcaaagaaggagaaaaggaaAGATGTGAATCCTAGTAAAGAAAACACTAATGAGGCAACGTCTGAGCCAaacacgacgacgacgacgacgacgacgacggcggcgaagaagaagaagaaaaagactgaAAGCAAGGTGGAAGAGAATACACATGAGACTGGTGGAGATGGGAAAGACAAGGACAGTATAGTGGAAAAGCAGCAAGATATAAGAGATGATAATCctgcagaggagaagaagaatgcaAAAAGAACAAAGAGAGATAAAAAAAGTATCAATAGTGTCGAAGAAGCaatagaaaagaataaaagtGGAGATGGTAATTTAAAGAATCAATCTGAGCCAATAgtgcaagaaaagaaaactgaTGAGACAAATTCAGAGCCAGTTGCTGAGAAAGTAAATGAAAACTCAGAACTGATAGCTGAAGGGAAAAAagcaaagaagaagagaaagaagatcgCTCACAGTGAGGAAACTTCAGAGCAGATAGCCGAAGAAGAGAAcgtacagaagaagaaaaagaagatcgCCAACAGTGAGGAAACTTCAGATCAAATAGCTGAAGAAGAGAAagtacagaagaagaaaaagaagatcgCCAACAGTGAGGAAACTTCAGAGCAAATAGCTGAAGAAGAGAAagtacagaagaagaaaaagaagatcgCCAACAGTGAGGAAACTTCAGAGCAGATAGCTGAAGAAGAGAAAGTacggaagaagagaaagaagatcgCCAACAGTGAGGAAACTTCAGAGCAAATAGCCGAAGAAGAGAAAGTacggaagaagagaaagaagatcgCCAACAGTGAGGAAACTTCAGAGTCGATAGCTGAGGAAGAGAAAGTACAGAAGAGAAAGGAAAATCCAGACCAGATACttacagaaaagaaaaataatgagtATATGTcggtaaaaacaataataaagaaATCGGAGAGCAGTGACGAAGAGAAAAAGACAGAGCAGAATACTGAaacgaaaaagaaaacaaaaaaggactCATTGAAAAATAATGACACACTGCCTCTAGCTCCACCCAGCCTCGGGGCATGTCCCTcgacagagaaaaagaaaa AGAAAACCCAGTTGAAATCAGCCGAAGTCACAGTTTCTACCCCAGACTCTGCAGTTACACAAACTCACAAAAAG aaaaagaaATCCTCCACAAGCACAGGGTCTTGA
- the tmco6 gene encoding transmembrane and coiled-coil domain-containing protein 6 isoform X1, producing the protein MWRLNKVRHKAGRQCDSLEALKLKRREHEKALRQARRDRQLVSKRLLLNDDEDMPQVTMDTNSGEQDVVSLFLKLQHSGPEREAHLRTLSKVLRDPSAQLTFIKQENSMHLLVGFLTGSDATCRLHAVRCLHELSHSSHTNVSPACLPATPYLLTYLSGQSTKFTELCLYTLGNLCPDSDIVKEKLLAQGIIPALANCLENQSHNLAVVEAVGFTLSQFLQAKDAAEKIILAVLDSSLPSNLLSVLTSDPKFGLAPAIECAWCLHYLTCSSLNSMKDNRVLLAHGALLQCSSLVVSLGGAVAEGNKEEGMELFICPLLRCVGNLLSSCPGNDLSTQVGDVGIVVALCALLQAYLQTQPALARESAWVLNNLTAHSSAFCSALLDLNLVPGLIQLLPFSQGINTMILRILANIAHKKKEFCAQLAHRGLLSALCATLKMADQEMVTLSMDVLYMLVVSGPQVTYCSLLSWDNQTREPATVVETALTLGVPSLKVAEEFVRQGGLSLLEAIQYNSEGEIRRRATHLLEDHLVSYSSYCSDNNPCSSGNREASHVHL; encoded by the exons ATGTGGCGGTTAAACAAAGTTCGTCACAAAGCTGGCCGGCAATGTGACAGTTTGGAGGCGCTGAAATTAAAGAGACGCGAGCATGAGAAAG CGCTGAGACAAGCCCGCAGAGACAGGCAGCTGGTGAGCAAGAGACTCCTGCTTAATGACGATGAGGACATGCCACAGGTCACTATGGACACCAACTCCGGagaacag GACGTGGTCAGTTTATTCCTCAAACTTCAACACAGTGGGCCAGAAAGGGAGGCTCACCTGAGAACTTTGAGTAAAGTTCTCCGCGACCCATCAGCACAGCTCACCTTCATCAA GCAGGAGAATAGCATGCATCTTCTGGTTGGCTTCCTCACTGGCTCAGATGCTACTTGCCGTCTGCACGCTGTTCGGTGCCTTCATGAGCTGTCTCACTCGTCCCACACCAACGTGtcacctgcctgtctgcctgccacCCCCTACCTGCTCACCTACCTGTCTGGCCAGAGCACCAAGTTCACT GAGCTGTGTCTGTACACGCTTGGTAATTTATGCCCAGACAGCGATATTGTAAAAGAGAAGCTCCTGGCCCAGGGAATCATACCAGCTCTGGCCAACTGTTTAGAG AACCAGAGCCATAACCTTGCGGTGGTGGAAGCGGTTGGATTCACCCTCTCTCAGTTTCTCCAGGCTAAAGATGCTGCAGAGAAAATAATCCT GGCGGTCCTTGATTCCAGTTTACCCTCAAACTTGTTATCAGTCCTGACTTCTGACCCAAAGTTTGGCCTGGCACCTGCCATTGAGTGTGCGTGGTGTCTGCACTACCTCACATGCAG CTCACTCAATAGCATGAAGGACAACCGAGTGCTGTTGGCCCACGGAGCTTTGTTGCAGTGCAGTTCCCTGGTAGTGTCACTAGGTGGTGCTGTGGCTGAAGGAAACAAAGAAGAAGGGATGGAGCTG TTCATCTGTCCTCTGCTGAGGTGCGTGGGaaaccttctgtcctcctgtccaggGAACGACCTGAGCACTCAAGTGGGTGACGTTGGTATCGTGGTTGCTCTATGTGCACTTCTTCAGGCCTACCTGCAGACCCAGCCAGCGTTGGCAAGAGAGAGTGCCTGGGTCCTCAACAATCTCACAG ctcACTCCAGTGCTTTCTGCTCTGCACTCCTGGATCTCAACTTGGTCCCTGGACTGATacagctcctccccttttctcaAGGCATCAACACCATG ATCCTGAGGATTCTAGCAAATATTGCCCACAAGAAAAAAGAGTTCTGTGCTCAGCTGGCCCATCGGGGATTGTTGTCTGCACTCTGTGCTACGCTTAAAATGGCCGACCAGGAGATGGTGACGTTGAGTATGGATGTCCTTTACATGCTGGTAGTTAGTGGTCCACAGGTAACTTATTGCAGCCTGCTCAGTTGGGATAACCAAACCAGAGAGCCAGCTACAGTGGTAGAAACGGCTTTAACTCTAGGTGTTCCTTCCCTCAAGGTGGCAGAGGAGTTTGTGAGGCAAGGCGGGCTTTCACTGTTGGAAGCCATTCAGTACAACAGTGAAGGAGAGATCAGACGAAGAGCAACACATCTCCTGGAGGACCATCTGGTGTCCTACTCATCGTATTGCTCG GACAACAACCCATGTTCTTCAGGCAACAGGGAGGCATCCCATGTACACCTATAG
- the tmco6 gene encoding transmembrane and coiled-coil domain-containing protein 6 isoform X2, giving the protein MWRLNKVRHKAGRQCDSLEALKLKRREHEKALRQARRDRQLVSKRLLLNDDEDMPQVTMDTNSGEQDVVSLFLKLQHSGPEREAHLRTLSKVLRDPSAQLTFIKQENSMHLLVGFLTGSDATCRLHAVRCLHELSHSSHTNVSPACLPATPYLLTYLSGQSTKFTELCLYTLGNLCPDSDIVKEKLLAQGIIPALANCLENQSHNLAVVEAVGFTLSQFLQAKDAAEKIILAVLDSSLPSNLLSVLTSDPKFGLAPAIECAWCLHYLTCSSLNSMKDNRVLLAHGALLQCSSLVVSLGGAVAEGNKEEGMELFICPLLRCVGNLLSSCPGNDLSTQVGDVGIVVALCALLQAYLQTQPALARESAWVLNNLTAHSSAFCSALLDLNLVPGLIQLLPFSQGINTMILRILANIAHKKKEFCAQLAHRGLLSALCATLKMADQEMVTLSMDVLYMLVVSGPQVAEEFVRQGGLSLLEAIQYNSEGEIRRRATHLLEDHLVSYSSYCSDNNPCSSGNREASHVHL; this is encoded by the exons ATGTGGCGGTTAAACAAAGTTCGTCACAAAGCTGGCCGGCAATGTGACAGTTTGGAGGCGCTGAAATTAAAGAGACGCGAGCATGAGAAAG CGCTGAGACAAGCCCGCAGAGACAGGCAGCTGGTGAGCAAGAGACTCCTGCTTAATGACGATGAGGACATGCCACAGGTCACTATGGACACCAACTCCGGagaacag GACGTGGTCAGTTTATTCCTCAAACTTCAACACAGTGGGCCAGAAAGGGAGGCTCACCTGAGAACTTTGAGTAAAGTTCTCCGCGACCCATCAGCACAGCTCACCTTCATCAA GCAGGAGAATAGCATGCATCTTCTGGTTGGCTTCCTCACTGGCTCAGATGCTACTTGCCGTCTGCACGCTGTTCGGTGCCTTCATGAGCTGTCTCACTCGTCCCACACCAACGTGtcacctgcctgtctgcctgccacCCCCTACCTGCTCACCTACCTGTCTGGCCAGAGCACCAAGTTCACT GAGCTGTGTCTGTACACGCTTGGTAATTTATGCCCAGACAGCGATATTGTAAAAGAGAAGCTCCTGGCCCAGGGAATCATACCAGCTCTGGCCAACTGTTTAGAG AACCAGAGCCATAACCTTGCGGTGGTGGAAGCGGTTGGATTCACCCTCTCTCAGTTTCTCCAGGCTAAAGATGCTGCAGAGAAAATAATCCT GGCGGTCCTTGATTCCAGTTTACCCTCAAACTTGTTATCAGTCCTGACTTCTGACCCAAAGTTTGGCCTGGCACCTGCCATTGAGTGTGCGTGGTGTCTGCACTACCTCACATGCAG CTCACTCAATAGCATGAAGGACAACCGAGTGCTGTTGGCCCACGGAGCTTTGTTGCAGTGCAGTTCCCTGGTAGTGTCACTAGGTGGTGCTGTGGCTGAAGGAAACAAAGAAGAAGGGATGGAGCTG TTCATCTGTCCTCTGCTGAGGTGCGTGGGaaaccttctgtcctcctgtccaggGAACGACCTGAGCACTCAAGTGGGTGACGTTGGTATCGTGGTTGCTCTATGTGCACTTCTTCAGGCCTACCTGCAGACCCAGCCAGCGTTGGCAAGAGAGAGTGCCTGGGTCCTCAACAATCTCACAG ctcACTCCAGTGCTTTCTGCTCTGCACTCCTGGATCTCAACTTGGTCCCTGGACTGATacagctcctccccttttctcaAGGCATCAACACCATG ATCCTGAGGATTCTAGCAAATATTGCCCACAAGAAAAAAGAGTTCTGTGCTCAGCTGGCCCATCGGGGATTGTTGTCTGCACTCTGTGCTACGCTTAAAATGGCCGACCAGGAGATGGTGACGTTGAGTATGGATGTCCTTTACATGCTGGTAGTTAGTGGTCCACAG GTGGCAGAGGAGTTTGTGAGGCAAGGCGGGCTTTCACTGTTGGAAGCCATTCAGTACAACAGTGAAGGAGAGATCAGACGAAGAGCAACACATCTCCTGGAGGACCATCTGGTGTCCTACTCATCGTATTGCTCG GACAACAACCCATGTTCTTCAGGCAACAGGGAGGCATCCCATGTACACCTATAG
- the tmco6 gene encoding transmembrane and coiled-coil domain-containing protein 6 isoform X3 translates to MHLLVGFLTGSDATCRLHAVRCLHELSHSSHTNVSPACLPATPYLLTYLSGQSTKFTELCLYTLGNLCPDSDIVKEKLLAQGIIPALANCLENQSHNLAVVEAVGFTLSQFLQAKDAAEKIILAVLDSSLPSNLLSVLTSDPKFGLAPAIECAWCLHYLTCSSLNSMKDNRVLLAHGALLQCSSLVVSLGGAVAEGNKEEGMELFICPLLRCVGNLLSSCPGNDLSTQVGDVGIVVALCALLQAYLQTQPALARESAWVLNNLTAHSSAFCSALLDLNLVPGLIQLLPFSQGINTMILRILANIAHKKKEFCAQLAHRGLLSALCATLKMADQEMVTLSMDVLYMLVVSGPQVTYCSLLSWDNQTREPATVVETALTLGVPSLKVAEEFVRQGGLSLLEAIQYNSEGEIRRRATHLLEDHLVSYSSYCSDNNPCSSGNREASHVHL, encoded by the exons ATGCATCTTCTGGTTGGCTTCCTCACTGGCTCAGATGCTACTTGCCGTCTGCACGCTGTTCGGTGCCTTCATGAGCTGTCTCACTCGTCCCACACCAACGTGtcacctgcctgtctgcctgccacCCCCTACCTGCTCACCTACCTGTCTGGCCAGAGCACCAAGTTCACT GAGCTGTGTCTGTACACGCTTGGTAATTTATGCCCAGACAGCGATATTGTAAAAGAGAAGCTCCTGGCCCAGGGAATCATACCAGCTCTGGCCAACTGTTTAGAG AACCAGAGCCATAACCTTGCGGTGGTGGAAGCGGTTGGATTCACCCTCTCTCAGTTTCTCCAGGCTAAAGATGCTGCAGAGAAAATAATCCT GGCGGTCCTTGATTCCAGTTTACCCTCAAACTTGTTATCAGTCCTGACTTCTGACCCAAAGTTTGGCCTGGCACCTGCCATTGAGTGTGCGTGGTGTCTGCACTACCTCACATGCAG CTCACTCAATAGCATGAAGGACAACCGAGTGCTGTTGGCCCACGGAGCTTTGTTGCAGTGCAGTTCCCTGGTAGTGTCACTAGGTGGTGCTGTGGCTGAAGGAAACAAAGAAGAAGGGATGGAGCTG TTCATCTGTCCTCTGCTGAGGTGCGTGGGaaaccttctgtcctcctgtccaggGAACGACCTGAGCACTCAAGTGGGTGACGTTGGTATCGTGGTTGCTCTATGTGCACTTCTTCAGGCCTACCTGCAGACCCAGCCAGCGTTGGCAAGAGAGAGTGCCTGGGTCCTCAACAATCTCACAG ctcACTCCAGTGCTTTCTGCTCTGCACTCCTGGATCTCAACTTGGTCCCTGGACTGATacagctcctccccttttctcaAGGCATCAACACCATG ATCCTGAGGATTCTAGCAAATATTGCCCACAAGAAAAAAGAGTTCTGTGCTCAGCTGGCCCATCGGGGATTGTTGTCTGCACTCTGTGCTACGCTTAAAATGGCCGACCAGGAGATGGTGACGTTGAGTATGGATGTCCTTTACATGCTGGTAGTTAGTGGTCCACAGGTAACTTATTGCAGCCTGCTCAGTTGGGATAACCAAACCAGAGAGCCAGCTACAGTGGTAGAAACGGCTTTAACTCTAGGTGTTCCTTCCCTCAAGGTGGCAGAGGAGTTTGTGAGGCAAGGCGGGCTTTCACTGTTGGAAGCCATTCAGTACAACAGTGAAGGAGAGATCAGACGAAGAGCAACACATCTCCTGGAGGACCATCTGGTGTCCTACTCATCGTATTGCTCG GACAACAACCCATGTTCTTCAGGCAACAGGGAGGCATCCCATGTACACCTATAG